A region of Loxodonta africana isolate mLoxAfr1 unplaced genomic scaffold, mLoxAfr1.hap2 scaffold_55, whole genome shotgun sequence DNA encodes the following proteins:
- the LOC100668895 gene encoding olfactory receptor 2AK2-like encodes MKTENQTFGAEFILLGFFQYGQMNTVLFVTIAGLFSVTLMGNIILIHVIQLDTPLHTPMYFLLSQLSFIDMMYISTTVPKMAANFLSNNKTITFLDCKIQTFVVLTLGGTEALLLGFMSYDRYVAICHPSHYPVLMSKTICLSMVTCAWASSSINALIHTLHVFQLPFCTSRIINHFFCEVPSLMPLVCQDTSQYEFTVLFSGLIILLLPFMAILASYARVLVAVYQMSSGKGQTKAISTCSSHLIVASLFYGTTLSTYTRPHSLHYPEEDKVVAVFYSIIIPLLNPFIYSLRNKEVMGAMRRVLGKWIFVQKI; translated from the coding sequence atgaagacagaaaatcaaacttttggagcagaatttattcttcttggctttttccaatatggccaaatgaacactgtcctctttgtcaccattgcgggcctcttctcagtgactttgatggggaatatcatactgatccacgtCATCCAACTGGACActccgctccacactcccatgtacttcctcctcagtcagctctccttcattgacatgatgtacatctccaccacggtacccaagatggcagcaaactttctgtcaaataataagaccattacttttttagactgtaagattcaaacctttgtagtcttgacccttggtggaactgaagctcttcttcttggtttcatgtcttatgatagatatgtagcgatctgtcacccttcacattatcctgtgctcatgagcaagacgatctgtttgtccatggtcacatgtgcatgggccagtagttctatcaatgctttaatacatacattgcatgtatttcaacttccattctgtacatctcggatcattaaccactttttctgtgaagttccatctctaatgcctttggtgtgtcaggacacctcccagtatgaatttactgtcctctttagtggccttatcattctgctactaccattcatggccattctggcttcctatgcccgggtgcttgttgcggtgtaccagatgagctcaggtaaagggcagacaaaagccatctccacgtgttcctctcatctgattgtggcaagcctattctatgggactactctctccacctatacaaggccacattccttgcattaccctgaggaagataaagtggtcgcggtattttacagtatcattatacctcttctgaacccatttatctacagtctgaggaataaggaggtcatgggggccatgagaagagtgctgggaaaatggatatttgtacagaaaatatga